The following are encoded in a window of Magnolia sinica isolate HGM2019 chromosome 11, MsV1, whole genome shotgun sequence genomic DNA:
- the LOC131219135 gene encoding cytochrome P450 CYP82D47-like yields the protein MDSLLQLQAISSLFALALFYILWLSRPKNKKSNAHKPPEPSGGLPIVGHLLQLAGPDPLHRTLGSMADKYGPVFMLRFGSHRTLIVNGRDVAKECFTTNDQALSARPKSAFGDHMSYNYAMFGFATYGPYWREVRKIATSQLLSNQRLKSLMHVRATEISTCMDGLYGLWIENDQRPVKMDMKKWLYGLAFNILAKMIIGKRFFGTIDGDDEAVRVRRVMQQVSYLGGVFVPSDALPFLKWMDLQGHEWAMKRTAGEMDTIISSWLEEHRVKRQSDGPHNDQDFMDVLLSILESAHVPSYDTDTIIKATVLMIIEAGSESMSSALIWTLSVLMNNRHVLVKAQEEVDHHVGRDRHVDDSDVKNLVYLNAIIKETLRLYPPSPLGVPHEAMQDCYIGGYHIPKGTRVMVNMWRLHRDPHVWSNPHEFQPERFLTDCMDTDFRGQHFEFMPFGYGRRSCPGMPLALPTVHLTLARLIHCFEWATTDGGPVDMTETLQTTLTRSEPLELVFTPRLSPELYKH from the exons ATGGATTCACTTCTCCAATTGCAAGCAATATCTAGCCTTTTTGCATTAGCTCTCTTCTATATTCTATGGCTATCAAGGCCAAAAAACAAGAAGAGCAATGCCCACAAGCCACCGGAGCCGTCCGGTGGCCTTCCCATAGTGGGCCACCTCCTTCAGCTGGCGGGGCCCGATCCCCTCCATCGAACACTTGGATCCATGGCTGATAAGTATGGCCCAGTATTCATGCTACGGTTCGGATCACACCGTACACTTATCGTGAACGGTAGAGATGTAGCAAAAGAGTGCTTCACAACCAACGATCAGGCCCTCTCGGCCCGCCCCAAGAGTGCGTTCGGTGATCATATGAGCTACAACTATGCCATGTTTGGATTCGCGACGTATGGGCCGTACTGGCGTGAGGTCCGTAAGATCGCCACATCTCAGCTTTTGTCGAACCAACGGCTCAAATCGCTCATGCACGTCCGGGCCACCGAGATCAGCACGTGCATGGATGGATTGTATGGGTTGTGGATTGAGAATGATCAACGGCCAGTTAAGATGGACATGAAGAAGTGGTTGTATGGTCTCGCATTCAACATCCTGGCCAAGATGATCATCGGCAAACGCTTCTTTGGTACAATCGACGGTGATGATGAGGCCGTTCGTGTGCGGCGAGTGATGCAACAAGTATCTTATCTTGGTGGGGTATTTGTACCATCCGATGCGCTTCCGTTCCTTAAGTGGATGGATTTGCAAGGGCATGAGTGGGCCATGAAACGAACGGCTGGTGAGATGGACACGATCATATCGAGCTGGCTAGAGGAACACCGTGTGAAGAGGCagtctgatgggccccacaatgatcagGATTTCATGGACGTGCTGTTGTCGATCCTGGAGAGTGCCCATGTCCCTAGCTATGATACTGATACCATTATTAAGGCCACAGTACTG ATGATTATTGAAGCTGGATCGGAGTCCATGAGCTCTGCACTGATATGGACCCTCTCTGTACTAATGAACAACCGCCACGTGTTAGTAAAGGCCCAAGAAGAGGTGGACCACCACGTCGGCAGGGACCGACACGTGGACGACTCAGATGTCAAGAACCTGGTCTACCTCAATGCCATCATCAAGGAAACGCTGCGCCTGTACCCGCCATCGCCGCTCGGTGTCCCGCACGAGGCCATGCAAGATTGCTACATTGGTGGATACCATATCCCCAAGGGCACACGTGTGATGGTCAATATGTGGAGGCTGCACCGGGACCCACACGTGTGGTCGAACCCACACGAATTCCAGCCAGAGAGATTTCTCACCGATTGCATGGACACGGACTTCAGGGGCCAGCATTTCGAGTTTATGCCGTTCGGATACGGCCGTCGATCTTGCCCAGGAATGCCACTCGCACTCCCGACCGTTCACTTGACACTCGCTCGTCTAATCCATTGctttgagtgggccacaacagaTGGTGGGCCTGTGGATATGACGGAGACGTTACAGACTACTCTCACCAGATCAGAACCGTTGGAGCTCGTATTCACCCCCCGACTCTCTCCTGAGCTCTACAAGCACTAG